In Nocardioides sp., the following proteins share a genomic window:
- a CDS encoding metal-dependent transcriptional regulator gives MSDLIDTTEMYLRTIFELIEEDIVPLRARIAERLHQSGPTVSQTVARMERDGLLTVEGDRHLELTPEGLRLATRVMRKHRLAERLLVDVIGLDWELVHAEACRWEHVISENVERRLLELLDHPTESPYGNPIPGLDELGEDSGEGFMDGVQSLLEVAGPEREKVRIRRISEEIQKDEELMGLLRRIGALPDKVVAVSATAAGILMGSGGETAEIESEAAEHIFVHRL, from the coding sequence GTGAGCGACCTGATCGATACCACCGAGATGTACCTGCGGACGATCTTCGAGCTCATCGAAGAGGACATCGTCCCGCTGCGCGCGCGGATCGCGGAGCGATTGCACCAGAGCGGACCGACCGTCTCGCAGACCGTGGCGCGGATGGAACGCGACGGCTTGCTGACTGTGGAGGGCGATCGGCACCTCGAACTCACGCCCGAGGGCCTGCGCCTGGCCACCCGGGTGATGCGCAAGCACCGGCTCGCCGAACGGCTGCTGGTCGACGTGATCGGACTCGACTGGGAACTCGTCCATGCCGAGGCATGTCGCTGGGAGCACGTGATCTCCGAGAACGTCGAGCGTCGTCTCCTCGAGCTGCTCGACCACCCCACCGAGTCGCCGTACGGCAACCCGATCCCCGGACTCGACGAGTTGGGCGAGGACTCTGGCGAGGGCTTCATGGACGGCGTCCAGTCGCTGTTGGAGGTGGCCGGACCTGAACGCGAGAAGGTGCGGATCCGCCGGATCTCCGAGGAGATCCAGAAGGACGAGGAACTGATGGGGCTGCTGCGCCGCATCGGTGCGCTTCCCGACAAGGTGGTCGCGGTCTCCGCGACCGCCGCGGGCATCCTGATGGGCTCGGGTGGTGAGACCGCCGAGATCGAGTCCGAGGCGGCCGAGCACATTTTCGTGCACCGGCTCTAG
- a CDS encoding MogA/MoaB family molybdenum cofactor biosynthesis protein produces the protein MTGLPAGVVVASNRAAAGVYADETGPLIVDFLRSLGFVCANARVVSDGDPVREALQEFVDAGARAVVTTGGTGLTPTDRTPEATRAVLDREIAGIAEAIRAHGVAAGVPSAVLSRGLAGVAGDCLIVNLPGSRGGVKDGLTVLRPILVHAVEQIVGSDH, from the coding sequence ATGACCGGACTTCCCGCCGGTGTGGTCGTGGCCTCCAACCGCGCTGCGGCAGGCGTCTACGCCGACGAGACCGGACCGCTGATCGTCGACTTTCTGCGGTCCCTGGGATTCGTGTGCGCGAATGCGCGGGTCGTCTCCGACGGTGATCCGGTGCGCGAGGCATTGCAGGAGTTCGTCGACGCCGGTGCGCGTGCTGTGGTGACGACCGGTGGCACCGGCCTGACGCCGACGGACCGTACGCCCGAAGCCACCCGCGCCGTCCTCGATCGCGAGATCGCGGGCATCGCCGAGGCGATCCGCGCACACGGCGTCGCTGCGGGGGTGCCCTCCGCGGTGCTCTCGCGCGGATTGGCCGGGGTCGCGGGTGACTGCCTGATCGTCAACCTGCCTGGCTCGCGCGGGGGAGTGAAGGACGGCCTCACGGTGCTGCGACCGATCCTCGTACATGCTGTCGAACAGATCGTCGGCAGTGATCACTAG
- the moaC gene encoding cyclic pyranopterin monophosphate synthase MoaC gives MSSDSAARLTHLDESGAARMVDVSAKDVTARVATASGRVLVKPEVIALLRGAGVPKGDTLAVARLAGIMGAKQTPALIPLCHPLMLSSVGVDLTVTDDAVQIVATVGTRDRTGVEMEALTAVAVAGLTVVDMIKAVDKAAVITDIRVETKTGGKSGDWARPS, from the coding sequence GTGTCTTCCGATTCTGCTGCGCGCCTGACTCACCTCGACGAGTCCGGCGCGGCCCGGATGGTCGACGTGTCGGCCAAAGACGTCACCGCGCGGGTGGCCACGGCGTCGGGTCGCGTGCTCGTCAAACCCGAGGTGATCGCGCTGCTGCGAGGTGCGGGCGTACCTAAGGGCGACACGCTCGCCGTCGCCCGGCTCGCCGGGATCATGGGCGCCAAACAGACGCCTGCGCTGATCCCGCTATGCCACCCCCTGATGTTGTCCTCGGTCGGCGTGGACCTGACCGTGACCGATGACGCGGTGCAGATCGTCGCGACCGTGGGGACCCGGGATCGTACGGGTGTCGAGATGGAGGCGCTCACCGCCGTCGCCGTCGCCGGACTCACCGTGGTCGACATGATCAAGGCGGTCGACAAGGCGGCCGTGATCACCGACATCCGCGTCGAGACCAAGACCGGCGGCAAGAGCGGCGACTGGGCCAGGCCGTCATGA
- a CDS encoding beta-propeller domain-containing protein — MTLRTTLPTVALTAGVAFIAGITVADPGTDTAPPPFRLANADLTLATSCDTLRDWYVERGLKQVTPWGWKGGIVFQEGDVSFSTGPLAATPTTAPGVREEQGSSETGTNVQEVGVDEADTAKSDGSVLVRIKDDDLVIYDVTGSEPKLTSTLALDDIGSAQLLLRGDTVTVIGSADATAYGYEIWRPSTRVLTVDIRDLGNPRVTDTATYDAGLLTARQHGDTIRITLTSPLPSLGFTTPGEGVSEKDALLKNREIVRNSQLTDWLPTIASDHGPEQQLVDCADVALPSEDAGLGTLTVVGFHAASPRTREVTAVATNSTTAYESGDRLILATHPWSGAALRTSAHHGTTHLYSFALDGIAATYVASGEVEGTIADRWAIDAVGDSLRVAVGPSSETGNFNAVVTMRERGSDLVQSGRVDQLGINEQIQSVRWFDDLAIMVTFRQTDPLYAIDLGDPDAPRLLGKLKIPGFSDYLHPIGDDLLLGLGQDADPRTGATLGAQAALFDISDLTALKRVATVSLGKNSTALAGSDPRAFTWLTGRDTALAVVSDDWRGSGDIAVLGVAGRELTKRMAEVDYGQDVYAIRTLPLPDGRVLLVTGDDVSFFEV; from the coding sequence ATGACTTTGCGTACGACCCTCCCCACTGTCGCGCTGACCGCGGGCGTCGCCTTCATTGCCGGCATCACGGTGGCCGACCCCGGCACCGACACGGCCCCGCCGCCGTTCCGGCTGGCCAATGCCGACCTGACCTTGGCAACCTCGTGCGACACGCTGCGCGACTGGTATGTCGAGCGCGGCCTCAAGCAGGTCACGCCGTGGGGATGGAAGGGCGGCATCGTCTTCCAAGAAGGTGATGTGTCGTTTTCCACCGGGCCGTTGGCAGCCACCCCGACCACCGCGCCGGGAGTACGTGAGGAGCAAGGCAGCTCCGAGACCGGCACCAACGTGCAAGAGGTCGGCGTCGACGAAGCCGATACGGCGAAGTCCGACGGCTCGGTGCTGGTGCGGATCAAGGATGACGACCTCGTGATCTATGACGTCACCGGCTCCGAACCCAAGCTCACCTCCACCCTGGCGCTCGACGACATCGGATCCGCGCAGTTGCTGCTGCGCGGCGACACGGTGACGGTGATCGGTTCGGCGGACGCGACCGCGTACGGCTATGAGATCTGGCGGCCGAGCACACGAGTGCTCACGGTCGACATCCGCGACCTGGGCAACCCGCGCGTCACCGACACCGCGACGTACGACGCAGGGCTGCTCACCGCACGCCAACACGGCGACACGATCCGCATCACGTTGACCTCTCCCCTGCCCAGCCTCGGCTTCACGACCCCGGGCGAAGGCGTCAGCGAGAAGGACGCGCTGCTGAAGAACCGGGAGATCGTACGCAACTCCCAACTCACCGACTGGCTTCCGACCATCGCCTCGGACCACGGCCCCGAGCAACAATTGGTCGACTGTGCCGACGTCGCGTTGCCCAGCGAGGACGCCGGCCTGGGCACGCTGACCGTCGTCGGCTTCCACGCGGCCTCACCCCGGACGCGAGAGGTCACCGCAGTGGCCACCAACAGCACGACCGCGTACGAATCCGGCGACCGCCTGATCCTGGCTACCCACCCGTGGTCGGGCGCTGCGCTGCGTACGTCAGCACACCACGGCACGACGCACCTCTACTCCTTCGCGCTCGACGGCATCGCGGCCACGTACGTCGCCAGCGGCGAGGTGGAGGGCACGATCGCGGATCGCTGGGCGATCGACGCGGTGGGCGACTCGCTTCGGGTCGCGGTCGGTCCGTCGAGCGAGACCGGCAACTTCAACGCCGTCGTGACAATGCGCGAACGCGGCTCCGACCTGGTCCAATCGGGCCGAGTCGACCAACTCGGCATCAACGAGCAGATCCAGTCGGTGCGCTGGTTCGACGATCTCGCGATCATGGTGACCTTCCGGCAGACCGATCCGTTGTATGCGATCGACCTCGGCGACCCCGATGCTCCGAGGCTGCTCGGCAAACTCAAGATCCCGGGCTTCTCCGACTATCTGCACCCGATCGGCGACGACCTGCTGCTCGGCTTGGGCCAGGACGCCGACCCTCGTACGGGTGCCACCCTCGGGGCGCAGGCAGCCCTCTTCGACATCAGCGACCTGACCGCACTCAAGCGGGTCGCCACGGTGTCGTTGGGCAAGAACTCGACCGCCCTGGCCGGTTCGGACCCGCGGGCCTTCACCTGGCTCACCGGTCGCGACACGGCTCTGGCGGTGGTCTCGGACGACTGGCGCGGCTCCGGCGACATCGCGGTGCTGGGTGTGGCAGGCCGAGAGTTGACCAAGCGGATGGCCGAGGTCGACTACGGCCAGGACGTCTACGCGATCCGTACGCTCCCCCTTCCCGACGGCCGGGTTCTGCTGGTCACCGGCGACGACGTGTCCTTCTTCGAGGTCTGA
- a CDS encoding saccharopine dehydrogenase NADP-binding domain-containing protein, translating to MADRDYDIVLFGATGFTGELTARYLAAHAPSTVRWALAGRNQTKLEGVRERLAQLEPSLATLPMLIADSTDRAALDKVATSTRVVISTVGPYIVHGEPLVAACAAAGTDYVDLTGEPEFVDTMFVAHHETAVASGARIVHACGFDSIPHDLGAMFTVAQLPSDQPITLRGVVRSSGTFSGGTFHSAITAFSRAQQMRSASAARRTLEKSLGVRPEGRSSKAVAGKPGKDPVLGYWLLPLPTIDPFVVARSGAALESYGPDFRYSHFAGTKTLHYAAGGAAAVTAIGLIAQVKPLRELLLGRVKQGDGPSPERREKSWFSVDFVGEAGGRTVRTRVSGGDPGYDETAKMLAESALCLAFDDNPATSGSVTTAQAMGENLLARLQAAGMKFEVS from the coding sequence ATGGCCGATCGCGACTACGACATCGTTCTTTTCGGCGCCACGGGGTTCACCGGTGAACTCACCGCGCGCTATCTCGCCGCGCATGCGCCGAGCACGGTGCGGTGGGCACTAGCCGGCCGCAATCAGACGAAACTAGAGGGCGTACGGGAGCGTCTGGCGCAGCTCGAGCCGTCACTGGCCACCTTGCCGATGCTGATCGCCGATAGCACCGACCGAGCTGCGCTCGACAAGGTCGCGACCTCGACTCGCGTGGTGATCTCGACCGTCGGCCCCTACATCGTGCATGGGGAGCCGCTCGTGGCGGCCTGTGCGGCAGCCGGCACCGACTACGTCGACCTGACCGGTGAGCCGGAGTTCGTCGACACCATGTTCGTCGCCCACCACGAGACGGCCGTCGCATCCGGCGCCCGGATCGTGCACGCCTGCGGCTTCGACTCGATCCCGCACGACCTGGGCGCGATGTTCACCGTCGCGCAGTTGCCGTCGGACCAGCCGATCACGCTGCGCGGAGTCGTACGCTCCTCGGGAACCTTCTCCGGTGGCACCTTCCACTCGGCGATCACGGCGTTCTCCCGCGCCCAGCAGATGCGCTCGGCTTCTGCGGCCCGCCGCACACTGGAGAAGTCCCTCGGGGTTCGCCCGGAGGGGCGCTCCTCCAAGGCCGTCGCCGGAAAGCCCGGCAAAGACCCCGTGCTCGGCTATTGGCTGTTGCCGCTGCCGACGATCGACCCCTTCGTCGTGGCGCGCTCGGGCGCGGCTTTGGAGTCGTACGGCCCGGACTTCCGGTATTCGCACTTCGCCGGCACCAAGACGCTGCACTATGCGGCCGGTGGGGCCGCGGCGGTGACCGCGATCGGTCTGATCGCTCAGGTCAAGCCGTTGCGTGAGTTGTTGCTTGGCCGGGTCAAGCAGGGCGACGGGCCTTCCCCCGAGCGCCGTGAGAAGTCCTGGTTCAGCGTCGACTTCGTCGGCGAGGCTGGGGGCCGGACCGTGCGTACGCGCGTCTCCGGCGGCGACCCGGGCTATGACGAGACGGCCAAGATGCTGGCCGAGTCCGCGCTGTGCCTGGCCTTCGACGACAACCCGGCGACGTCGGGCTCGGTGACGACCGCGCAGGCGATGGGCGAGAACCTGCTGGCGCGATTGCAGGCGGCTGGGATGAAGTTCGAGGTGAGTTGA
- a CDS encoding MscL family protein, translating into MSGFKNFILKGNLVDLAVAVIVGTAFGAVVTTFTNWLTAQMPKGVENIFTNKENTFGAFMNATISFLILAAVVYFLVVLPYTKAKERYFPSDAEGPTEVELLTEIRDSLAAR; encoded by the coding sequence ATGAGTGGCTTCAAGAACTTCATCCTCAAGGGCAACCTTGTCGACCTGGCCGTTGCGGTCATCGTCGGTACCGCTTTCGGCGCCGTCGTCACCACCTTCACCAACTGGCTGACCGCCCAGATGCCCAAGGGCGTCGAGAACATCTTCACCAACAAGGAGAACACCTTCGGCGCGTTCATGAACGCGACGATCTCCTTCCTGATCCTCGCCGCGGTCGTGTACTTCCTGGTCGTGCTGCCTTACACCAAGGCCAAGGAGCGCTACTTCCCGAGCGACGCCGAGGGCCCGACCGAGGTCGAGCTCCTCACCGAGATCCGCGACTCCCTCGCGGCTCGCTGA
- a CDS encoding DUF2277 domain-containing protein, which translates to MCRNIRPLNNFEPPATNDEVHAAALQFVRKVSGATKPSQANQEIFDQAVREIAHITRHLIDDLVTTAPPKDREVEAAKARARAELRYAR; encoded by the coding sequence ATGTGCCGCAACATCCGTCCGCTCAACAATTTCGAGCCGCCCGCGACCAATGACGAGGTGCACGCTGCCGCGCTCCAGTTCGTCCGCAAGGTCAGTGGCGCGACCAAGCCGTCGCAGGCCAATCAGGAGATCTTCGACCAGGCCGTTCGCGAGATCGCGCACATCACCCGACACCTGATCGATGACCTCGTGACCACTGCCCCGCCCAAGGACCGTGAGGTCGAAGCAGCCAAGGCGCGCGCCCGCGCCGAGTTGCGCTATGCCCGCTAG
- the glp gene encoding gephyrin-like molybdotransferase Glp: MAEQPALETVEQHLARVLDALEPLEPLNVPLLDALGLEAAIDVRSEVALPGFDNSAMDGYAVIRADVAQASEQSPVTLPVVGEIGAGQADVREIAPGSVAKIMTGAPVPAGCDAVVPYEWTDRGVDQVVIRQAPKPHQHIRPAGEDVALDDLVIEAGTRLGPRHVGLLAAVGKPSVSCRPRPRVVVISTGSELRDAGTELGHDSIFDGNSYLLAAAATAAGAQAYRVGIVPDEPEAFLAALIEQSPRADLILTSGGVSQGDWDVVKAALAPRGVWFGGIAMQPGKPQGFGLVDGVPVLTLPGNPVSAYLSFQMFGLPAIRKLMGRSPYARPLVKAQLTNDISSPAGRRQLVRGEYAEDRTVATVGGYASHLIGDLAHANAIIVVPEDQTLVAAGEMVDVLLLDRDF, from the coding sequence ATGGCTGAGCAGCCTGCGCTCGAAACCGTCGAGCAGCACCTGGCGCGGGTCCTCGACGCGCTGGAGCCGCTGGAGCCGCTCAACGTGCCGTTGCTCGACGCTCTCGGCCTGGAGGCGGCGATCGACGTCCGCTCCGAGGTCGCGCTGCCCGGCTTCGACAACTCCGCGATGGACGGCTATGCCGTGATCCGTGCCGATGTCGCGCAGGCCTCGGAGCAGTCGCCGGTCACGTTGCCGGTGGTGGGTGAGATCGGAGCGGGGCAGGCAGACGTACGCGAGATCGCCCCCGGCAGCGTCGCCAAGATCATGACCGGCGCACCCGTGCCGGCGGGTTGCGATGCGGTGGTGCCGTACGAATGGACCGACCGCGGCGTCGACCAGGTCGTGATCCGTCAGGCGCCGAAGCCGCACCAGCACATCCGGCCCGCCGGTGAGGATGTCGCGCTCGACGACCTCGTGATCGAGGCGGGAACCCGGCTGGGGCCGCGACACGTCGGCCTGCTCGCCGCCGTCGGCAAACCCTCGGTGTCGTGTCGTCCCAGGCCCCGCGTGGTGGTCATCTCCACCGGATCCGAATTGCGCGATGCGGGCACCGAGTTGGGCCACGACTCGATCTTCGACGGCAACTCCTATCTGCTGGCAGCGGCCGCGACGGCGGCGGGCGCCCAGGCGTACCGCGTCGGCATCGTGCCGGACGAGCCGGAAGCCTTCTTGGCCGCGCTGATCGAGCAGTCTCCACGCGCCGACCTGATCCTCACCTCCGGTGGCGTCTCGCAAGGCGACTGGGATGTGGTGAAAGCAGCCCTGGCCCCTCGCGGCGTGTGGTTCGGCGGCATCGCGATGCAGCCCGGCAAGCCCCAGGGCTTCGGTCTGGTCGACGGTGTGCCGGTCCTGACGTTGCCAGGCAACCCGGTCTCGGCTTACCTGTCCTTCCAGATGTTCGGGCTGCCCGCGATTCGCAAGCTGATGGGACGCAGTCCGTACGCCCGGCCGCTCGTCAAGGCGCAATTGACCAACGACATCTCCTCGCCTGCGGGGCGGCGCCAACTGGTGCGAGGTGAGTACGCCGAGGACCGTACGGTCGCCACCGTCGGCGGCTATGCCTCCCACCTGATCGGCGACCTGGCCCACGCCAACGCGATCATCGTGGTGCCCGAGGACCAGACGCTCGTCGCCGCTGGCGAGATGGTCGACGTGCTGCTGCTCGACCGCGATTTCTGA
- a CDS encoding LCP family protein, which produces MADRTPTVAPKRRGKVKKRHTVFKVVSVTALALALVTGLAVAYAYRHLNGNITTLKVTDDDFVDARPEKVDVEGPREPLNILIMGTDTRDGVGNNIDGLTGDGNRSDTTILLHLSADRKRAYGVSIPRDALVTRPDCKKGGGVVSGADDVMWNDAFNVAGPLCTIAQFEQMTDIPVDHFVVVNFAGFRDMVDAVGGVEVCIPQDIDDREHGIYLKQGTRSITGKEALSYVRVRHVGNGSDLGRIKRQQAFVASMANKVVSAGTLANPIRLFNFLDATTKNLVLDEGMGNLREIADVGIQFRNIDLSNIKFITAPWQYDPEDPNRVRLLPSAQQLWLKIKRDDPLTRAQTETAISADNVPSESPSASPSGSPSTSQTPRPTANASAEAEAEAAGLCT; this is translated from the coding sequence ATGGCCGACCGTACGCCAACGGTTGCTCCCAAGCGTCGCGGCAAGGTCAAGAAGCGGCACACGGTCTTCAAGGTCGTCAGCGTCACGGCATTGGCTCTGGCGCTGGTCACGGGACTGGCGGTGGCGTACGCCTATCGCCACCTCAACGGCAACATCACCACTCTCAAGGTCACCGACGACGACTTCGTCGATGCCCGGCCGGAGAAGGTCGACGTCGAAGGCCCGCGCGAGCCACTCAACATCCTGATCATGGGCACCGACACCCGCGACGGCGTCGGCAACAACATCGACGGCCTCACCGGCGACGGCAACCGCTCCGACACCACGATCCTGCTGCACCTGTCGGCGGACCGGAAACGGGCGTACGGCGTGAGCATCCCGCGTGATGCTCTGGTGACCCGACCGGACTGCAAGAAGGGCGGCGGTGTCGTCTCGGGCGCGGACGACGTGATGTGGAACGACGCGTTCAACGTCGCGGGTCCGCTCTGCACGATCGCGCAGTTCGAGCAGATGACCGACATCCCCGTCGATCACTTCGTGGTGGTCAACTTCGCCGGTTTTCGCGACATGGTCGACGCGGTCGGCGGCGTAGAGGTCTGCATCCCACAAGACATCGACGACCGCGAGCACGGGATCTATCTCAAGCAGGGGACCCGCAGCATTACCGGCAAGGAAGCGCTGTCGTACGTCCGCGTTCGTCACGTGGGCAACGGCTCCGACCTCGGAAGGATCAAACGCCAGCAGGCATTTGTGGCGTCGATGGCCAACAAGGTCGTCTCGGCCGGCACGCTGGCCAACCCGATCCGGCTGTTCAACTTCCTCGACGCCACCACGAAGAACCTCGTCCTCGACGAGGGGATGGGCAATCTGCGCGAGATCGCGGACGTCGGGATCCAGTTCCGCAACATCGACCTGAGCAACATCAAGTTCATCACCGCGCCCTGGCAGTACGACCCCGAAGACCCCAACCGCGTACGCCTGCTGCCGAGCGCCCAGCAGTTGTGGCTCAAGATCAAGCGAGACGATCCGCTGACCCGAGCCCAGACCGAGACCGCGATCTCGGCAGACAACGTCCCCAGCGAGAGCCCGTCGGCGTCTCCGAGCGGCAGCCCTTCGACGAGCCAGACCCCCAGGCCCACCGCCAATGCCAGCGCCGAGGCCGAGGCAGAGGCAGCGGGGTTGTGCACGTGA
- a CDS encoding SAF domain-containing protein: MLTEDAPITTRRRDQIARRLRSGRRAVLRRRRLLAAICAAGAVGLVVVSVRPPAPATESVLVAARDLPAGLTLRESDLRAAQFPAALVPSVRSADLVGHTLATPVRAGEVVTEVRVLGAALVTGDADRRAVPVRLPDADSASLLEPGVRIDIHATNANGRDSRLLAADVVVLAVPPTEHDGTREGRLVVLGVPEHLVADFASAGVADFLSYAFTG; this comes from the coding sequence ATGCTGACTGAAGATGCTCCGATTACCACGCGCCGCCGCGATCAGATCGCGCGCAGACTCCGCAGTGGGCGGCGTGCGGTGCTGCGACGCCGGCGTCTGTTGGCCGCGATCTGCGCCGCCGGCGCGGTCGGGCTCGTGGTGGTGTCCGTACGCCCTCCGGCGCCCGCGACCGAGTCCGTCCTCGTGGCCGCCCGAGACCTGCCGGCGGGCCTGACCCTGCGTGAGAGTGATCTGCGGGCCGCGCAGTTTCCTGCCGCGCTCGTGCCCTCCGTCCGCTCCGCCGACCTGGTCGGACACACCCTCGCTACCCCGGTGCGCGCAGGCGAGGTGGTGACCGAGGTGCGGGTGCTGGGTGCAGCGTTGGTGACCGGTGATGCGGATCGGCGAGCGGTGCCCGTACGCCTTCCGGATGCCGATTCGGCCTCGCTGCTCGAACCCGGCGTCCGCATCGACATCCACGCGACGAACGCGAACGGCCGCGACTCTCGCCTCCTGGCGGCCGACGTCGTCGTGCTTGCGGTCCCCCCGACCGAGCACGACGGGACGCGCGAGGGCCGACTGGTGGTGCTGGGCGTCCCGGAGCACCTGGTGGCTGATTTCGCGAGTGCCGGTGTTGCGGATTTCCTCTCGTACGCCTTCACCGGCTAG
- a CDS encoding LCP family protein, whose protein sequence is MAEPRRHPRLRRLTYVGLALVLIAGAGLGYLYLHLNGNLDRREVGKELGADRPDAVAVEGPKKPVNILVMASDDRSCEGCGIDGEAGMGGSDTTILLHLSADRSRAYAVSIPRDSIVTRPDCGADDQIAGGTGQMWNEAFRLGGEGCTWRQVEALTGVRIDNYVTFNFGSFKSMVAALDGVPVCIPQDIDDDTANIHLKAGTRELNPDESLQYVRLRYWGPIEKRNDLSRIRRQQEFIAAMLNKASHNVARPDRILPFLDAATESIATDFDNLRELAGLAMDVRKIGMDQVRLFTIPNEYFPSDSEFAGKVRWKPAADEIWERIAADEAIPTHLIRGSVTADPDRPKNLTPEEKQDRAEMGICS, encoded by the coding sequence ATGGCTGAGCCGAGACGCCACCCACGCCTTCGCAGGCTGACGTACGTCGGGCTCGCGCTCGTGTTGATCGCGGGAGCGGGACTCGGCTACCTCTACCTCCACCTCAACGGCAACCTCGATCGGCGAGAGGTCGGCAAGGAACTCGGGGCCGACCGCCCCGATGCGGTCGCGGTCGAGGGACCCAAGAAGCCGGTCAACATCCTCGTCATGGCCAGCGACGACCGCTCCTGTGAGGGGTGCGGCATCGATGGAGAAGCCGGAATGGGCGGTTCCGACACGACGATCCTGCTACACCTGTCTGCCGACCGGAGTCGGGCGTACGCCGTCTCGATCCCGCGTGACTCCATCGTCACCCGGCCCGACTGCGGGGCCGACGATCAGATCGCGGGCGGCACCGGGCAGATGTGGAACGAAGCGTTCCGGCTCGGTGGCGAAGGCTGCACCTGGCGGCAGGTCGAGGCGTTGACAGGCGTACGCATCGACAACTACGTGACCTTCAACTTCGGCTCGTTCAAGTCGATGGTCGCTGCGCTCGACGGAGTGCCGGTCTGCATCCCGCAGGACATCGACGACGACACCGCAAACATCCACCTCAAGGCGGGCACTCGAGAACTCAACCCAGACGAGTCGTTGCAATACGTACGGCTGCGTTATTGGGGTCCGATCGAGAAGCGGAACGACCTCAGCCGGATCCGGCGTCAGCAGGAGTTCATCGCGGCGATGCTCAACAAGGCCAGCCACAACGTCGCGCGTCCGGATCGCATCCTCCCGTTCCTGGATGCGGCGACCGAGTCGATCGCGACCGACTTCGACAATCTGCGCGAACTCGCGGGGCTGGCCATGGATGTCCGCAAGATCGGGATGGATCAGGTGCGGCTGTTCACGATCCCCAACGAGTATTTCCCGTCGGACTCCGAGTTCGCCGGGAAGGTGCGCTGGAAGCCCGCCGCCGATGAGATCTGGGAGCGGATCGCGGCCGACGAGGCGATCCCGACGCATTTGATTCGTGGCTCGGTCACCGCAGACCCCGACCGGCCCAAGAACCTGACGCCCGAGGAGAAGCAGGACCGGGCCGAGATGGGCATCTGCTCCTGA
- a CDS encoding 5-formyltetrahydrofolate cyclo-ligase, which produces MTASLPGGSGHREPDLAARKLALRDQLQTARNRMTVAEVGAAAALIAQRALALEDVRRAATLTAYVSVGTEPGTGLLLEALHTAGKRILLPITVRHEGRLELDWAAYAGPESLVPAKFGLLEPAGPALGLDAIAGADVVLAPGMAVDAQGFRIGKGAGCYDRALTRMVARTPVIALLYDAEVGRDVPIEAHDQPVTMAVTPARVVRF; this is translated from the coding sequence ATGACAGCGTCACTTCCTGGAGGATCCGGCCATCGCGAGCCCGACCTCGCGGCGCGCAAGTTGGCGCTGCGTGACCAGTTGCAGACCGCACGCAACCGGATGACCGTGGCCGAGGTCGGTGCCGCAGCGGCCCTGATCGCCCAGCGGGCGCTGGCGCTGGAGGACGTACGCCGGGCCGCAACCCTCACGGCGTACGTCTCGGTCGGCACCGAGCCCGGCACGGGCCTGTTGTTGGAGGCCCTGCATACGGCTGGGAAGCGGATCCTGCTGCCGATCACGGTGCGCCACGAGGGCCGCCTCGAACTCGACTGGGCTGCGTACGCCGGGCCGGAGAGCCTGGTGCCTGCGAAGTTCGGGCTGCTGGAGCCGGCCGGACCCGCTCTGGGTCTGGACGCGATCGCAGGCGCGGACGTGGTGCTGGCACCGGGGATGGCCGTCGATGCCCAGGGGTTCCGGATCGGCAAGGGCGCGGGGTGTTATGACCGGGCCTTGACGCGGATGGTCGCGAGAACCCCGGTGATCGCGCTGCTCTATGACGCCGAGGTGGGCCGCGACGTGCCGATCGAGGCGCATGACCAGCCGGTGACCATGGCGGTGACGCCCGCCCGGGTGGTGCGGTTCTGA